From Rubrivirga sp. SAORIC476, a single genomic window includes:
- a CDS encoding mechanosensitive ion channel domain-containing protein, giving the protein MQADTLFSGSVVRDTVITAEGALPRTAADTVNVSLAEATGEAVSTVQGFVDTFFASLPRVAVGIVVLLFFWLVAKGVRSAIHRITPGPIDSPIGMVLGRVATAFLLVLGVLVGLVVVFPTFTVTGLVGALGVGGVVIGFAFQDTFQNLLAGVLLLLRQPFRIGDEIVSGDYTGTVEAIETRATYIRTYDGRRVIIPNSQIYSDPVQVITAYGMVRSQYDIGIGYGDNVDTAKQIALDTVAGIEGILSDPAPDVLTWDLAGSSLNLRLRWWTDPSRASVVKTRDLVLQNIAAKMAQGGIDLPFPTQVVLFHDQTEETDGDRTRQREGWPAGDNPPRPARLADAERRGESA; this is encoded by the coding sequence ATGCAGGCCGATACCCTCTTCTCAGGCTCGGTCGTACGCGACACCGTCATCACCGCGGAGGGGGCGCTCCCGCGAACGGCGGCGGACACCGTGAACGTCTCCCTGGCCGAGGCCACCGGCGAGGCCGTCAGCACGGTGCAGGGGTTCGTGGACACCTTCTTCGCCTCGCTGCCGCGCGTGGCGGTGGGGATCGTCGTCCTGCTGTTCTTCTGGCTCGTCGCGAAGGGCGTGCGGAGCGCCATCCACCGGATCACGCCCGGCCCCATCGACTCGCCCATCGGCATGGTGCTGGGGCGCGTGGCGACGGCCTTTCTGCTGGTGCTCGGCGTGCTGGTCGGGCTCGTGGTCGTCTTCCCGACGTTCACGGTGACCGGGCTGGTGGGCGCGCTGGGCGTCGGCGGCGTGGTGATCGGCTTCGCGTTCCAGGACACGTTCCAGAACCTGCTCGCGGGCGTGCTCCTGCTGCTCCGCCAGCCGTTCCGTATCGGCGACGAGATCGTGTCAGGCGACTACACGGGCACTGTCGAGGCCATCGAGACGCGCGCTACCTACATCCGGACCTACGACGGACGCCGCGTCATCATCCCGAACAGCCAGATCTACTCGGACCCGGTGCAGGTCATCACGGCCTACGGCATGGTCCGCAGCCAGTACGACATCGGCATCGGCTACGGCGACAACGTGGACACCGCCAAGCAGATCGCGCTCGACACGGTCGCGGGCATCGAGGGCATCCTGAGCGACCCCGCACCGGACGTGCTGACGTGGGACCTCGCGGGGTCCAGCCTCAACCTCCGCCTCCGCTGGTGGACCGATCCCAGCCGCGCCAGCGTGGTCAAGACGCGCGACCTCGTGCTCCAGAACATCGCCGCGAAGATGGCGCAGGGCGGCATCGACCTGCCGTTCCCGACCCAGGTGGTGCTCTTCCACGACCAGACCGAGGAGACCGACGGCGACCGGACGCGCCAGCGCGAGGGCTGGCCTGCGGGCGACAACCCGCCCCGTCCCGCCCGACTCGCCGACGCCGAGCGGCGCGGCGAGAGCGCCTAG
- the alaS gene encoding alanine--tRNA ligase: MPSRPKTAQETRDAFLAFFREKGHEIVPSAPIVPQDDPTLLFINAGMNPFKDVFLGTGTRPYVRVADTQKCLRVSGKHNDLDEVGLDTYHHTFFEMLGNWSFGDYFKREAIAWAWELLVDRWGLDADRLYVTVHEGDEALGLGPDSEAADLWSEETSIDPAHILYQSSKDNFWMMGETGPCGPCSEIHVDLRDDHERAITPGQQLVNKDDPRVMEIWNLVFIQFDATKDGEQTVLAPLADKHIDTGMGFERICAVLQGKASNYDTDLFTPILAAIAETAGLKAYDDYDEADADDKRIRVAMRVVADHVRTLAVAIADGALPGNTGRGYVLRRILRRAVRYGYQALGLREPFMASLLPALVGEMGEAFPELAETQETAARIITAEEEAFLRTLASGIEMFDRTADVVESYRDGGSDEKAYTSKVHVSPRGHVGMEVVPTGPIKAVVAELLKISDSLDGAIDQFVTAAEKGVFSGDIAFLLHDTYGFPSDLTAVMARERGLIVDEARFEELMGEQRDRARAAAGFSMAGEDVDLWDATVDTPAEVTFVGYDRLEVTGARILKTRTVGEGEEARHELVLDTTPFYAESGGQVGDTGRLDVGGEVLRVLDTVKGADGLIVHVVDRLPNDRDAEVTATVGADRRQRIMRHHTATHLLHAALRETLGTHVQQKGSLVAPDRLRFDFSHFEKLTDEERRTVEDRVNALVLQNIPKDEARDVPIDEAKARGAMALFGEKYGERVRVITFGPDISVELCGGTHVESTGEVGLFSITSEGSVASGVRRVEAVAGEAALAWMRGELDELGATRGLFKQLPDGLPLTVEGLQNDVKSLEATIAGLRKAQAAAGLDQILAEAEAVGDVRVATGEIPGADMDTLRDLAETARNRMTATGGGGVAVFGSADAEEGKAYLAASVTDDVIAQGVQAGKLVGALAKTVGGGGGGRPTLATAGGKNPDGLADALGAAADEVRAMLE, from the coding sequence ATGCCGAGCCGCCCGAAGACCGCCCAGGAGACCCGCGACGCCTTCCTCGCCTTCTTCCGCGAGAAAGGCCACGAGATCGTGCCCAGCGCGCCCATCGTCCCGCAGGACGACCCGACACTGCTGTTCATCAACGCGGGCATGAACCCGTTCAAGGACGTCTTTCTCGGGACGGGCACCCGCCCGTACGTTCGCGTGGCGGACACCCAGAAGTGCCTGCGCGTCTCCGGCAAGCACAACGACCTCGACGAGGTCGGCCTCGACACGTACCACCATACGTTCTTCGAGATGCTCGGCAACTGGAGCTTCGGGGACTACTTCAAGCGCGAGGCCATCGCCTGGGCCTGGGAGCTGCTCGTCGACCGCTGGGGCCTCGACGCCGACCGCCTCTACGTCACCGTCCACGAGGGCGACGAGGCGCTCGGCCTCGGGCCGGACTCCGAGGCGGCCGACCTCTGGTCCGAGGAGACCTCCATCGACCCGGCCCACATCCTCTACCAGTCGTCGAAGGACAACTTCTGGATGATGGGCGAGACCGGGCCGTGCGGGCCATGCTCGGAGATCCACGTCGACCTGCGCGACGACCACGAGCGGGCCATCACGCCCGGCCAGCAGCTCGTCAACAAGGACGACCCGCGGGTCATGGAGATCTGGAACCTGGTGTTCATCCAGTTCGACGCGACCAAGGACGGCGAGCAGACGGTGCTGGCGCCGCTTGCGGACAAGCACATCGACACGGGCATGGGCTTCGAGCGCATCTGCGCGGTGCTCCAGGGCAAGGCGTCCAACTACGACACGGACCTCTTCACGCCCATCCTGGCGGCCATCGCCGAGACGGCCGGCCTGAAGGCGTACGACGACTACGACGAGGCGGACGCCGATGACAAGCGCATCCGCGTGGCGATGCGCGTCGTGGCCGACCACGTTCGCACCCTCGCCGTCGCCATCGCGGACGGGGCGCTGCCGGGCAACACGGGCCGCGGCTACGTGCTCCGCCGGATTCTTCGGAGGGCGGTCCGCTACGGCTACCAGGCGCTCGGCCTCCGCGAGCCGTTCATGGCGTCGCTCCTGCCCGCGCTGGTGGGGGAGATGGGCGAGGCGTTCCCGGAACTGGCGGAGACGCAGGAGACGGCAGCCCGGATCATCACGGCCGAGGAGGAAGCCTTCCTGAGGACGCTGGCGAGCGGGATCGAGATGTTCGACCGTACAGCAGACGTTGTTGAGTCGTACAGGGACGGTGGCTCAGATGAGAAAGCGTACACCTCCAAGGTGCACGTCAGTCCGCGTGGGCACGTAGGAATGGAGGTCGTACCTACTGGGCCAATCAAGGCAGTCGTGGCGGAGTTGTTGAAGATCAGCGACTCACTCGACGGCGCCATTGATCAGTTTGTCACGGCTGCTGAAAAGGGTGTGTTCTCAGGCGACATCGCCTTCCTTCTCCACGACACGTACGGCTTCCCGTCCGACCTGACCGCCGTGATGGCCCGCGAGCGCGGCCTGATCGTGGACGAGGCCCGGTTCGAGGAGCTGATGGGCGAGCAGCGGGACCGCGCCCGCGCCGCGGCCGGGTTCTCGATGGCCGGCGAGGATGTCGACCTGTGGGATGCCACCGTCGACACCCCCGCCGAGGTGACCTTCGTCGGCTACGACCGGCTGGAGGTCACCGGCGCGCGCATCCTCAAGACCCGCACGGTGGGCGAGGGCGAGGAGGCCCGCCACGAGCTGGTGCTCGACACGACCCCGTTCTACGCCGAGTCCGGCGGGCAGGTCGGCGACACCGGCCGCCTCGACGTGGGCGGCGAGGTGCTCCGGGTCCTCGACACCGTCAAGGGCGCCGACGGCCTGATCGTCCACGTGGTGGACCGCCTGCCGAACGACCGCGACGCCGAGGTGACCGCCACCGTCGGCGCCGACCGGCGGCAGCGCATCATGCGCCACCACACGGCGACCCACCTGCTGCACGCCGCCCTCCGCGAGACGCTCGGCACGCACGTCCAGCAGAAGGGCTCGCTCGTCGCCCCCGACCGCCTCCGGTTCGACTTCTCGCACTTCGAGAAGCTGACCGACGAGGAGCGGCGGACCGTGGAGGACCGCGTCAACGCGCTCGTGCTCCAGAACATCCCCAAGGACGAGGCGCGCGACGTGCCCATCGACGAGGCCAAGGCGCGAGGCGCAATGGCGCTGTTCGGCGAGAAGTACGGCGAGCGGGTCCGCGTGATCACGTTCGGGCCGGACATCTCGGTCGAGCTGTGCGGCGGCACGCACGTCGAGTCGACGGGCGAGGTCGGCCTGTTCTCGATCACGTCGGAGGGCTCGGTCGCGTCGGGTGTCCGACGCGTGGAAGCCGTCGCGGGCGAGGCGGCGCTGGCCTGGATGCGCGGCGAGCTGGACGAGTTGGGCGCCACGCGCGGCCTCTTCAAGCAGCTCCCCGACGGCCTCCCGCTGACGGTGGAGGGCCTGCAGAACGACGTGAAGTCGCTGGAGGCGACCATCGCCGGGCTCCGCAAGGCGCAGGCGGCGGCCGGGCTCGACCAGATCCTCGCCGAGGCGGAGGCGGTCGGCGACGTGCGCGTGGCCACGGGCGAGATCCCGGGGGCCGACATGGACACGCTTCGCGACCTCGCCGAGACGGCCCGCAACCGCATGACGGCCACCGGCGGCGGCGGCGTCGCCGTGTTCGGATCGGCCGACGCGGAGGAGGGCAAAGCCTACCTCGCCGCGTCCGTCACCGACGACGTGATCGCGCAGGGCGTCCAGGCCGGGAAGCTGGTCGGCGCGCTGGCGAAGACCGTCGGCGGCGGCGGCGGCGGCCGGCCCACGCTGGCGACGGCCGGCGGCAAGAACCCCGACGGCCTCGCCGACGCGCTGGGGGCGGCGGCCGACGAGGTCCGCGCGATGCTGGAGTAG